From one Cucurbita pepo subsp. pepo cultivar mu-cu-16 chromosome LG17, ASM280686v2, whole genome shotgun sequence genomic stretch:
- the LOC111778166 gene encoding uncharacterized protein At5g19025-like isoform X1 translates to MRNLLVPTTAMPPSSILTSSSSISKSKTCANPSPSNSLLCKHSPSATLDLLILILVLFSGTFLVTSYFSYIFNSLSILLSYSALQLPQFPFPFIVGFLLFFCVIVGVFEICCGARSRKCAKPGCKGLKKAMEFDLQLQTEECVKGGSKEIDKLPWKGGSEANPDYECLRSELRKMAPPNGRAILLFRARCGCPIAKLEGWGTKRGRRHKNGKLCKKVSGARLAYPK, encoded by the exons ATGCGCAATCTTCTGGTTCCGACAACCGCCATGCCTCCGTCCTCAATTCTCACCTCATCGTCGTCAATTTCCAAATCCAAGACTTGTGCAAACCCTAGCCCTAGCAATTCCCTTCTCTGTAAACACTCTCCATCCGCAACCCTTGATCTTCTTATCCTCATTCTCGTTCTGTTTTCCGGTACCTTTCTTGTAACGTCATATTTCTCTTACATTTTCAACTCTCTTTCGATTCTCTTGTCGTATTCGGCCCTGCAGCTTCCTCAATTTCCGTTTCCGTTTATTGTTgggtttttgttgtttttctgtgTGATTGTTGGTGTGTTTGAGATTTGTTGTGGCGCTAGATCGAGGAAATGCGCGAAGCCGGGATGTAAAGGGTTGAAGAAGGCTATGGAGTTTGATCTGCAATTGCAAACGGAGGAGTGTGTGAAGGGTGGGTCCAAGGAGATTGATAAATTGCCGTGGAAGGGAGGTAGTGAGGCTAACCCGGATTATGAGTGCTTGAGGTCCGAGCTGAGGAAGATGGCACCACCCAATGGTCGAGCTATTTTGCTCTTTCGGGCGCGCTGTGGCTGCCCCATCGCGAAGCTTGAAGGCTGGGGGACTAAGCGCGGGCGGCGGCATAAGAA tgGGAAGCTATGCAAGAAAGTTTCGGGGGCTCGGTTAGCATACCCCAAGTAA
- the LOC111778166 gene encoding uncharacterized protein At5g19025-like isoform X2, whose amino-acid sequence MRNLLVPTTAMPPSSILTSSSSISKSKTCANPSPSNSLLCKHSPSATLDLLILILVLFSGTFLVTSYFSYIFNSLSILLSYSALQLPQFPFPFIVGFLLFFCVIVGVFEICCGARSRKCAKPGCKGLKKAMEFDLQLQTEECVKGGSKEIDKLPWKGGSEANPDYECLRSELRKMAPPNGRAILLFRARCGCPIAKLEGWGTKRGRRHKKALATLGINGGGGHR is encoded by the coding sequence ATGCGCAATCTTCTGGTTCCGACAACCGCCATGCCTCCGTCCTCAATTCTCACCTCATCGTCGTCAATTTCCAAATCCAAGACTTGTGCAAACCCTAGCCCTAGCAATTCCCTTCTCTGTAAACACTCTCCATCCGCAACCCTTGATCTTCTTATCCTCATTCTCGTTCTGTTTTCCGGTACCTTTCTTGTAACGTCATATTTCTCTTACATTTTCAACTCTCTTTCGATTCTCTTGTCGTATTCGGCCCTGCAGCTTCCTCAATTTCCGTTTCCGTTTATTGTTgggtttttgttgtttttctgtgTGATTGTTGGTGTGTTTGAGATTTGTTGTGGCGCTAGATCGAGGAAATGCGCGAAGCCGGGATGTAAAGGGTTGAAGAAGGCTATGGAGTTTGATCTGCAATTGCAAACGGAGGAGTGTGTGAAGGGTGGGTCCAAGGAGATTGATAAATTGCCGTGGAAGGGAGGTAGTGAGGCTAACCCGGATTATGAGTGCTTGAGGTCCGAGCTGAGGAAGATGGCACCACCCAATGGTCGAGCTATTTTGCTCTTTCGGGCGCGCTGTGGCTGCCCCATCGCGAAGCTTGAAGGCTGGGGGACTAAGCGCGGGCGGCGGCATAAGAA